GGGGAGAGGCCCTCGATGAAGTCGACGTCCGGCTTGTCCATCTGGCCGAGGAACTGGCGGGCGTACGAGGAGAGCGACTCCACGTAGCGGCGCTGGCCCTCGGCGAAGATGGTGTCGAAGGCCAGCGAGGACTTGCCCGACCCCGACAGGCCCGTGAAGACGATGAGCGAGTCGCGCGGCAGGTCGAGCGAGACATTCTTGAGGTTGTGCTCGCGCGCGCCACGGACGATGAGACGGTCGGCCACGCCGGTCCGCACCTTTCTTGAGAGTGGTGACAGGGGCGGGGCCCCCGTCTTCCTCAGACTAGGGGGAGCCACTGACAACGCCGGTCGGGATTCACCGGTTCACAACAATCCCCGGCCTTCCAGCATGCCCGACGCCGCCATCGACCATATAGCACGCACATTCGATTTATGGCCTCGATCGACCACCTTCACCCGAAGGGGTGGCGGGTCTAGGGTCAGCACCATGACTGATCATGCTCGTGACCTGGTGTCCGTACATGGCGCGACCGAACGACTGCTCACCGCGGTCGCCGGACTGGACAACGCGTCGGTGGCCGAGCCGTCACTCCTGCCCGGCTGGAGCCGCGGTCACGTCCTCGCACACCTCGCCCGTAACGCGGACGCCCTGGTGAACGTCCTGCAGGGCCGTCCCATGTACGTCGACGCCACCGCGCGGGACGCCGACATCGAGCGGGACGCCCCGCGTCCGCTGGACGTCCAGCTCACGGACGTACGACAGAGCGCGGCCCGGTTCCAGGAGACGGGCGCCGCGCCCGCGGACTGGTCGCGCACGGTGGAGCTGCGCAACGGGGTCGTCGACTCGGCGGCCCGG
This window of the Streptomyces sp. NBC_01275 genome carries:
- a CDS encoding maleylpyruvate isomerase family mycothiol-dependent enzyme gives rise to the protein MTDHARDLVSVHGATERLLTAVAGLDNASVAEPSLLPGWSRGHVLAHLARNADALVNVLQGRPMYVDATARDADIERDAPRPLDVQLTDVRQSAARFQETGAAPADWSRTVELRNGVVDSAARVPFRRWVEVELHHVDLGIGYGLEDLPAEFTEREIDFLAERFAGRPDVPPTRLTDGTRVWQTGRKADGPEATVTGPGADLLGWLAGRRDGSGLTVDGGPLPALPPL